DNA from Bradyrhizobium diazoefficiens USDA 110:
AAGCAGCTGGTGGGCGCGATCGGCCTGTCACGGACGACCCAGGACAGCGCCCGCATTGCCGGAGCGCTGACAGGCGCCGGCCTCTTCGCCGTGCTCGGCATTGGGTTGGTGTATGCGGCAGTCGCCAGCCTCTACCTCGTGGCCGCGATTCTCATGTCCTGCCTGACCCGACCGGAAAGGACCGTTGCCACGATGGACCTGCCGGCGAACAGCCGCGCCGTTTCAAAACTGCTCGACGAGCTGAAGGAAGGGATTGTCTGCGCCTGGAATGGCCCCGGAATGGGCGCCGCGCTGTGTGTCGCCTTCCTCGCCAATCTCACCGCATTTCCCTTCACGGGCGGATTGCTGCCCTACATCGCGCGCGAAATCTTTCACACCGACCAGACCGGGCTCGGCTATCTCTCGGCCAGCTTCGCCGTCGGCTCGCTGATCGGCTCCATCACGCTCAGCCTGGTCGGCGGCCTGCGCATTGCCCGGCTTCTGATCGGCGCGACGCTGGCCTGGTACGCCATGCTGCTGGTGTTCGTCGAAATCAGGACCATGCCGGTGGCCATGGCCTGCCTCGCTCTCGCTGGCATCGCCCAGAGCATGTCGATGATATCGGCCGCCGTGATCCTGATGCGCACGGCGAGCGCGCATCTGCGCGGCCGTGTCATGGGCGTCCGCATGATGGTGATCTACGGCTTGCCGCTCGGATTGCTCGCGGCCGGCAGCCTGATCGACCTCATCGGCTATTCCGCGACGGGCTCGCTCTATGCCGTCTCGGGGTTCATCGCGATGGCGGCGATCGCGGTGCGCTGGCGCGCGGACCTCTGGCCCCTGCACGCCCCCGCCAATGCGCGATGACGGGGCGCCCTAGTCCCCGTACCCGCGCAGCCGCTCGATATCGAGGATGGTGACGCCGCCATATTCGAGTCGCAGCAGGCCCTCCTTCTCCAGCCGGTTCAGCGCGCGATTGGCGTTCTGGCGGGACATGCCGGAGAGCGCCCCGATCTCCTCCTGGGTGATCTCCAGATGCGCGGTCGATTCCGGATAGAGGATCGGGTTGAACAACGAGGCGATGCCGCGCGCGAGGCGCGAGGTCGCATCGAGCGTACGGTTGACCTCGAGCATGCCGATGAACTGGCCGAGCCGCTCGTTGAGCTGGCGGACCAGGAAGCGGTTGAAGCCGACGCTGTTCTCGAACAGCCACATGAAGGCGCTGCGCTCCATCAGCGCGACACGGCTGTTGCGCAGCGCGACCACGTCGTAGCGGCGCGGTTCGTTCTTGAGCACGCTGCCCTCGCCGAACCAGGCCCCCGCGGTCAGCCCGGCAAGGCTCGCCTCCTTGCCGTCGCGCGACACCCCGCCCATCCGGGCAAGGCCAAAGACCATGCCGGCCCAATAGCCGAACGTGTCGCCGCGCATGAACACAGCCTCGCCGATGCCGTAGGACCGCTCCGTGATTCCGGCGCGAGCGACCTCGATCTCAGCTTGCGTGAGCTCGCGCGACCAAGCGGCGATGCGCTTCAGTTGATCCTCTGAAATCATGATCCCGAAGCCAGCCGCACCGTTTCTTCACTCCGCCCTTCTGTTGCACCGCAACACGACCGCATCGACCGCCATCCGACGAAAGATGAAGGCCGCCTCGCCTGAAAAACTTTGTCGCAGAATTGTCAGGCCGGAGACATTTCAAAATAGCCCTTTCCCCTATTGAGGGCCACCTCGGGCGATGCGGCTTTTGATCCCTAACGGGAGCGAGAGCCTCGCGGGTCCGGTCGAGACCAATAGCTGCATGGTCTGGCCGGCACGACCGTACTAGGATCGCCCGACAGGAACCGACGAAGAGCGCCAAAGAAAGCGCCATCACCGGGGAGGGACTTGTTTGGTGGCTACCAGTCTTGAAGTGCGCGGCGTGTCCTTGCGGTTCGGCGGCGTCCGTGCGCTGACCGATGTCGGCTTCGCCATCAAGGAGGGCGAGCTGTTCTCGATCATCGGCCCCAACGGGGCCGGCAAGACCTCGATCGTGAACTGTATTTCCGGCCGCTACAAGCCGACCGAGGGCCAGCTGTTCTATCAGGGCCGCGACATCACCGGCCTGACGCCGAACGCCCGCGCCTCACTCGGCATCGGCCGCACCTTCCAGAACCTAGCCCTGTTCCACCACATGAGCGTGCTCGACAACATCATGGTCGGCCGCCATCACCTGTTGAAGAACAATTTCCTCACGGGCTCGCTCTACTGGCTCACCGGCGCGCGCAAGGAAGAGCTCGCGCATCGCCGCAAGGTCGAGGAGATCATCGACTTCCTCGACCTCCAGTCGGTGCGGAAAGCGCAAGCCGGCACCCTCTCCTATGGCCTGCGCAAGCGCGTCGAGCTCGCCCGCGCCATGGCGCTGGAGCCGCGCCTCATCCTCCTCGACGAGCCGATGGCCGGCATGAACTTCGAGGAGAAAGAGGACATGGCCCGCTACATCGTCGATCTCAACGAGGAATTCGGGATGACGGTGGTGATGATCGAGCACGACATGGGCGTGGTGATGGACATCTCCCACCGCGTCATGGTGCTGGATTTCGGCCGCAAGATCGCCGAGGGCGATCCGGGTGCGGTGCTCGCCGATCCCCACGTCAGGCGCGCCTATCTCGGCGAGGAGGACGAGGTGCTGGTCGATCCGGACGATGCGCCGCCGGCGCAGGAGAGCGCGGCATGATGGATTATGCAGGCCGCGTCGCGCAGGCCGATACCTATCCCAAAATGCTCCGGCTCAACGCCAGGGAGCATGGCCACGAGATTGCGCTGCGCGAAAAGGATCTCGGGCTGTGGCGTGTCTTCACCTGGAACGACTACCAGACGCGCGTGCGCGATTTCGCGCTCGGCCTCGTCGAGCTCGGCCTTGGCCACAACGACGTCATCGGCATCATCGGCGACAACCGGCCGGACTGGGTCGCCGCGGAAATCGCCACCCACGCGATCGGCGGCCTGAGCCTCGGGCTCTACCGCGACGTGCTGGACGAAGAGGCCTCCTATCTCCTCAATTACGGCGAGGCGCAGCTGGTCTTCGCCGAGGATGAGGAGCAGGTCGACAAGTTGCTCACCCTCGCCGACCGCGTGCCGCGGCTGAAGCACATCATCTATTCCGACCCGCGCGGCATGCGGAAATATGACGACCCCAGGCTGCTGTCGGCGGAGAAATTCGCCGAGCTCGGCCGCGCCCGCGCTGCGCGCGAGCCTGGGCTTTACGACAAGCTCGTCGACGCGACCAAGGGCGAGGATGTCGCGATCCTCTGCACCACGTCAGGCACCACCTCGCATCCAAAACTCGCAATGCTCGCCGCCGGCCGCGTGCTCGGCCATTGCGCGACCTATCTGGCCTTCGATCCGAAGGGACCCGACGACGAATACGTCTCGGTGCTGCCGCTGCCGTGGATCATGGAGCAGGTCTATGTGCTCGGCAAAGGCCTCTTGTGCCGGATGAAGATCAACTTCGTCGAAGAGCCCGACACGATGATGAACGATCTGCGCGAGATCGCCCCGACCTTCGTGCTGTTCGCCCCGCGCGTCTGGGAATCGATCGCCGCCGACGTTCGCGCCAAGGTGATGGACGCCACGCCCTTCAAGCAGCGCCTGTTCGATATCGGGATGAAGTCGGGCCTGGCCGCGCTTGCAGACGGCAAGCGCTCGGGTTTTGCCGACGCCATCCTGTTTCGCGCGCTGCGCGACCGGCTCGGCTTCACCCGCCTGCGCTCGGCTGCGACCGGCGGTGCGGCGCTCGGGCCCGATACCTTCAAGTTCTTCCAGGCGATGGGCGTGCCGCTGCGCACGCTCTACGGCCAGACCGAGCTGTTGGGAGCCTACACGCTGCATCCCGAGGGCAAGGTCGATCCTGACACCACGGGCGTGCCGATGGCCGACAGCGTCGAGATCCGCATCGACAATGCCGACGTCCACGGCGTCGGCGAGATCGTGGTGCGGCATCCCAACATGTTCCTCGGCTATTACAAGAACCCGGAGGCAAGCGTTGCCGACGTCAAGGACGGCTGGATGCTGTCGGGCGATGCCGGCTATTTCAACGCCAACCGGCAGCTCGTCGTCATCGACCGCATCAAGGATCTCGCCGAGACCTCGCGCGGCGAGCGCTTCTCGCCGCAATTCATCGAGAACAAGCTGAAATTCTCGCCCTATATCGCCGAAGCCGTGGTGCTCGGCGCGGGCCGCGACGCGCTCGCGGCGATGATCTGCATCCGCTACTCCATCATCTCGAAATGGGCGGAGAAGAACCGCCTCTCCTTCACGACCTACAGCGACCTCGCCTCGCGGCCCGAGGTTTACACGCTGCTCCAGAAGGAGGTCGAGACCGTCAACGCCACGCTGCCGCCGGCGCAGCGCATCTCGCGCTTCCTGCTGCTCTACAAGGAGCTCGATGCCGACGACGGCGAGCTCACCCGCACGCGAAAGGTTCGCCGCAGCGTCATCAACGAGAAATACGCCGGCATCATCGACGCGATCTACCGCGGCGATGCCGACATCCCCGTCGACGCCGTGATCCGCTTCCAGGACGGCACCACGCAGAGGGTGCGCACCACGCTGCGGGTGGTGGATCTGGGCCGACCCGGGCAATTGGCGGAGGCGGCGGAGTGATGTCGCTTCCAATGCAGACCGCACCAGCAATCGATCCCCCCTCCCTGCGCAAGCGGGAGAGGCGAAGGATAGCATAACATGAACACCGCCTTCCTCATCCAGCTCCTGGTCAACGGCCTCGTGGTCGGCACGCTCTATGGCGTGGTCGCGATGTCGTTCGTGCTGATCTACAAGGCGACGCAGGTCGTCAATTTCGCGCAAGGCGAGCTGCTGCTGGTCGGTGCCTGGGTGTGCTGGGCCCTGCTTGCGAAATACCAGGTGCCGTTCTGGATCGGCATGCCGATGACGCTGGTGTTCATGTTCGTGTTCGGCATCGCCATCCAGGTCCTGATCCTGCGGCCGATGATCGGCGAGCCCATCATCTCGGTAATCATGGTAACGATCGGCCTCTCGACGGTGCTCCAGGCCACGCTGAAATGGATGTTCGGCGTCAACCCGCAGCCGTTCCCGCGCGTGTTCGAGAGCCAGTCCGTCAGCTTGTTCGGGCTTCAGATCCAGACCGTCTATGTCATGAGCCTGGTGGTCTCGGTCGCCATGATGATCGGCATGGCCTGGTTCTTCCGCGCATCCAAATACGGCCTTGCGATGCGCGCCACCGCGTTCAACCAGCAGGTCGCGCAGTCGCTCGGCATTTCCGTGAAAAGCGTGTTCGCGATGGCCTGGGCGATCTCGGCAACGGTGTCAGCGGTCGCCGGAGTCGTGGTCGCCGTGGTGAACGGGGTGTCCTCGGGCCTCGCCGCCTACGGCATCAAGGTGTTTCCGGCGGCGATCCTCGGCGGGCTCGATTCCGTCGGCGGCGCCGTGCTCGGCGGCATCATCATCGGCTTGCTCGAGAACGTCGCGCAATATGTCGACAGCGAGTATCTGCACTGGGGCAATCTCTACGAGATCGCGCCGTTCTACGTCCTCATCATCGTGCTGATGATCAAGCCCTACGGCTTGTTCGGCACCCACGACATCGAGCGGATCTGACCCATGGCCGGCCCTGCCCTCATCCCTGCTGGTGATTTCCGCACCTCCTATGCGGCCGACACCACGATCTTCCCGACGGCGACCAGCCGCAATTTTGCGATCGTAGGCGTGCTGCTGCTCTGCCTCGTGCCGCAATTCCTCGGCGGCTACTGGCTCAGCATTCTGATCCAGATCGGCATCTTCTCGATCGCGGCGCTCGGGTTGAACATCCTGGTCGGCTTCACCGGCCAGATCTCGATCGGGCATGCCGCCTTCTTCCTGCTCGGCGCCTTCACCTCGGCCTACATCTCCAACAATGCGCCGATCCCGGTGTTCTTCGCGATCCCGCTCGCAGGCGTCGTCACCGCGCTGGTCGGGCTGGTCTTCGGCATTCCGGCGGCGCGGCTGAAGGGCCTTTACCTCGTCATCGCGACGCTCGCCGCGCAATATATCCTGCTCGACTTCTTCTCGCGCGCCGAGTGGTTCACCGGCGGCTCGGTGCCGGCCAGCGCCAATCCGTTCTCGATCTTCGGCTTCACCTTGCGCGGCGACAAGCAGTATTTCTACGTCGTGCTGGCCTATGTGCTGGCGAGCTACATCCTCGTCACCAATCTGATGCGCACGCGCGACGGCCGCGCGCTGGTGGCGATCCGCGACCATTACCTCTCCGCCGAGATCATGGGCATCAACCTCACCAAATACCGCACGCTGTCGTTCGGCCTCGCCGCCTTCTTCGCCGGCATCGCCGGCGCGCTCTATGCGCACTACCAGCTCGTGGTCTCCCAGGAAGGTTTCGGCATCGAGCGCTCGATCCTGTTCCTGGCGATGATCATCATCGGCGGCACGGGTTCGATCATGGGCACGCTGATGGGCACCGCCTTCGTGGTGCTGCTGCCGGAGTCGATGGAGTTCCTCAGCATCTATTTGAAGGGCGGCGCGATCGACAAGGCGCTTTCGCTCAACAACAACATCACCTTCCTGCGCGAGATCGCGATCGGCGTGATCATCATCGCGTTCCTGATGTTCGAGCCTGACGGGCTCGCGCATCGCTGGCGGCAGATCAAGGCGTACTGGAAACTCTACCCGTTCTCGCATTGAAAACGGGCAACTTGCTAACCAACGAATAAAACAGGAGGAGGCAACCAATGAAGACAAAATCCCTTTTGAGCACTGCATCGCTCGCGCTGGTGATCGCCGCATTCTCGGCGAGCGCGCAGGCCCAGATCGCGATCGGGCATCTCGCCGACTATTCCGGCGGCACCTCCGACGTCGGCACGCCCTACGGCCAGGCGGTCGCCGACACCTTCGCCTGGGTCAACAAGAACGGCGGCGTCGGCGGCAAGCAGCTCAACGTCGACACCAACGACTACGGCTACCAGGTGCCGCGCGCGATCGCGCTCTACAAGAAATGGTCGGCTCCGGACAGCAAGGTCGCAGCGATCATGGGCTGGGGCACCGCCGACACCGAGGCGCTGACCGGCTTCCTCGCCCAGGACAAGATCCCCGATCTCTCCGGCTCCTATGCCGCCGCGCTGACCGATCCCGAAGGCGTCAGCGGCAAGGCCAAACCCGCTCCTTACAATTTCTTCTACGGCCCAAGCTATTCGGACTCGCTGCGCGCGATGCTGATGTGGGCGGCCGAGGACTGGAAGGCCAAGGGCAAGCCCGGCAAGCCGAAATTCGTGCACATGGGCGCCAACCATCCTTATCCGAACGCGCCGAAGGCCGCAGGCGAAGCCATGGCGCAGGAGCTCGGCTTCGAGGCGCTGCCGCCGCTGGTGTTCGCGCTCACACCGGGTGACTACAGCGCGCAGTGCCTGAGCCTGAAATCCTCCGGTGCCAACTACGCCTATCTCGGCAACACCGCGGCTTCCAACATCTCCGTCCTGAAGGCTTGCAAGACGGCCGGCGTCGAGATTCAGTTCCTCGGCAATGTCTGGGGCATGGACGAGAACGCCGCCAAGACCGCCGGAGACGCCGCCAACGGCGTGATCTTCCCGCTGCGCACCGCGGTGAGCTGGGGCGGCGATGCGCCCGGCATGAAGACGGTGATGGAGATCTCCAAGATATCCGACCCCACCGGCAAGGTCTACCGGCCCGTGCATTACGTCGCGGCGGTCTGCTCGGCGCTCTACATGAGGGAGGCGCTCGACTGGGCTGCCAAGAACGGCGGAGCGACCGGCGAGAACGTCGCCAAGGGCTTCTACCAGAAGAAGGACTGGGTGCCGGCCGGAATGGACGGCGTCTGCAATCCCTCGACCTGGACCGACAAGGACCACCGCGGCACGCTGAAGGTCGACCTCTATCGCACCAAGATCGCGGGTGCGACCGACGGCGACCTCAACGACCTCATGGCCAAGGGCACGATCAAGCTCGAGAAGGTCAAGACCGTCGAACTGCCGCGCAAGGCGGAATTGCTGGGGTGGTGATTTCGATCTCGGACGTCATGGCCGGGAAAAGCGCGAAGCGCGTCTTCGCGCAGACGTCCCGGCCATCCACGTCTGACCACTCGGCACGAAGAACGTGGATGCCCGGGACAAGCCCGGGCATGACGAGCGCACCAAATTGGCGGCACACCTAATGACCGAAATTCACGAAGCCACTCGTCCCTCGCCCAGTATAGTGCCCGCGCCACCCCTTCTCGGCGTGCGTAATATCGAGGTCGTCTATGACGACGTCATCCTGGTGCTGCGCGGCCTCAGCCTCGACGTGCCCAAGGGCGCGATCGTGGCGCTGCTCGGGGCCAATGGCGCCGGCAAGTCGACGACGCTGAAGGCGATCTCGGGGCTGCTCAAGACCGAGGACGGCGAGGTCACGCGCGGCGAGATCCTGTTCGAGGGCGAGCGGATCAACGGCATCGACCCCGACAAGATCGTCCGCCGCGGCGTCTTCCAGGTGATGGAGGGCCGCCGCATCATCGCCGACATGACGTCGCTGGAGAACCTCAAGCTCGGCGCCTTCACCCGCAGGGACCGCGAGGTCGATGCCGACATCGACATGGTCTTCAACTATTTCCCGCGCCTGAAGGAGCGCACCGGCCTTGCCGGCTATCTCTCCGGCGGCGAGCAGCAGATGCTCGCGATCGGCCGCGCGCTGATGGCACGCCCCAAGATGATCCTGATGGACGAACCGTCGATGGGCCTGTCGCCGCTGCTGGTGAAGGAGGTGTTTTCCATCATCCAGAAGATCAACCGCGACCTCGGCGTCACCATCCTGCTGGTCGAGCAGAACGCGCGCGCCGCGCTGTCGGTGGCGAGCCACGGCTACATCATGGAGCAGGGCAAGGTCGTGCTCGACGGCACCGCGGACGAATTGCGCGACAACGAGGACGTCAAGGAATTCTACCTCGGCGGCGCCGGCGACCAGCGCAAGAGCTTCAAGAACCTCAAGAGCTTCAAGCGGCGCAAGCGCTGGCTTTGACAAAGCGTTTTCAAGCGAAGTGGGAACCGGTTCGAGTGAAGAAAACGCGTCAAAACAAAAGAACTCTAACCGTCCAACACCTGCTCCGCTTCCGTGACTGCGCAGAGAACATGATAGAACGACGACGCAGGAATGGTGTCGACCAGCGATTTGCCGTCGCGATCGAACTGGTCGTACCAGCCGCCCCGCACGGGATGGCTGAGATAATGCCGCTCGAGCCGCACCAGGGCCGCGCGCGCCTCATCCGCCGCGCCCGCCTCGCCGGACTCGGCCTGTGCAATCCACGCCTTCGCGATCTCGGTCTGCGGCCACAGCCGGCGCGTGCTGCGGCGGATGTTGCCGGTGGCATCACCCTCGTCGATCAGGCAGCCCGTCGCCTCGTCGCGATAGCGCAGAGCGGTCGCCAGCAGTTCCGCACGCCGCTGCCCGGTCGGGCAGCCCGTGATGCGCTCAAATCCCTTCAGCAGCCAGACCCACTCCGCCTGATGGCCAGGCTCGACGCTGACCGGCTCGATCTTCGACCAGTCCTCCTCGAAATACTCCGACAACACGTGCTTCTGCTTGTCGTAGAGGTTGGCGAGGAACAGCGCGAAGAACTCGCCGGCGCGATTCTGGAACGACAGATCGTGGGTCGCGTCGAAGCACGCGATCATCGCCTCGAACAGGTGCATGTGCGGGTTCTGCCGTCGCGGCAGCGAGACCGGCAGCCCCTCGTGGACGCCGCCATGCGGCGAGCGCAGGTGGCCGTCGAGGAAGGCGAGCAGCGCATCGATCTCGGCGCGAACCTGCGCGTCCTTGTCGAGCGCATAGACGGTCGCAAGTGCAAACAGAATGAAGGCGTGGTCGTAGGCGTCACGCCGACCATCCATCACCGCGCCCTCCGGCGTCAGCCGGTGCACATAGCCGGGCCGGCCGTCGGGCGCCTTCGCGCGTGCCAGCAGGTGCTCCAGCCCCTTCAGCGCGATGGCGCGCCCCTCGGGATACCAGCCCATCTGTGCCGCCTTGGCGTAGCAGTAGATCTGGCGGGCCTGCACGAACACGCGCCGCGGCGCGGCGGCATCCGCCGTGCCGTCGCGGTGCAGCCGGTCGATGAAGCCGCCCGCGACAGGGTCCCAGCCGACGGTCGACCACAGCGGCATCGCGTCGTCGATCATGCGGCGCTTCAGGCGCGCGACGACACCAGCCGTCTCCTCCGCCGCCTTGATCAGTTCGTCCGCCATCTCGCGCTCTCCACGTCCCGACAATGGCCGTCTGATACCCATGCCAGCGGCGGCGTGCAACGGATGCCAACCCGGAAAGATCAGCCATGACCGCCCATTACGACGCCCTCGAGACGCGCGAGCAAGCCGCGCGCGAGGCCGAGCTGTTTTCGCGCCTGCCGGGCGTGCTGCGCAACGCGATAACGGCGCCCGCCTATGCCGAGCGGCTCAAAGGCGTGGATCCGGCCACGGTGACCACGCGCGCGGCGCTGGCGCGCCTGCCGGTGCTGCGCAAGTCGGAACTGCCGGCCCTGCACAAGGCCTCCGCGCCCTTCGGCGGCTTCGTGGCGGCGGCACCGGGCTCGTTCGCCCGGCTCTTCACCTCCCCGGGCCCGATCTTCGAGCCGGAGGGCCGGCAGGCCGATCCCTGGCGCGGCGCACGGGCGCTGTTCGCGGCTGGGTTCCGGCCCGATGACATCGTGCTCAACACCTTCAGCTACCACCTCACCCCCGGCGGCTTCATCTTCGATGCTTCGGCGCGCGCGCTCGGCTGCGCGGTGATCCCGGCCGGGCCCGGCAATACCGAGCAGCAATTCGAGCTGATCGAGGCCTACCGGCCGGTCGGCTATAGCGGCACGCCCGACTTCCTGAAGATCCTGCTCGATGCAGCGGCGACCGCGGGCCGCGACGTCTCCTCGATCAAGCGCGCGCTGGTCTCGGGTGCGGCCTTCCCGCCCTCGCTCCAGGCCGAGATCAAGGCGCGCGGCATCGACGCCTACCAGGCCTTCGGCACCGCCGATCTCGGCCTCATCGCCTTCGAGACGGAGGCGCGCGAGGGCATGGTCGTGAACGAAGGCCTGATCATGGAGATCGTCAAGCCCGGCACCGGCGATCCCGTTGCGGAAGGCGATGTCGGCGAGATCGTCGTCACCTCACTCGACCCGCACCATCCCTGGATCCGCCTCGCACTCGGCGACCTCACCGCGGCGCTGCCGGGCCCCGAGCAGATGCGGTCGCACCAACATGCGGATCAAGGGCTGGATGGGCCGCGCAGACCAGACCACCAAGGTCAAGGGCATGTTCGTCCGTCCCGAGCAGGTCGCCGAGATCAGCAAGCGGCATTCCGCACTCGGCCGCCTGCGTCTCGTCGTCACGCGCCAGGGCGAGACCGATGCGATGACGCTGAAGGCGGAAACGGCGGCAGCAAGCGAGGCTCTGCGCGAGGAGATCGCGGGCACGCTGCGGATGGTGACAAAGCTCGGTGGCGCGGTCGAGCTGGTCGGCCCCGGCACGCTGCCGAACGACGGCAAGGTGATCGCGGACGAGCGGTAACCCAAGCCCGCCTTCGACGGCGATGCAAAATCGCACATCATTGGCGATTCTCCCCCGGCAGGTGGGCATTTCGGCCCCGTTTGGATCGCCTTGGGGGCGCGCCAGCGGAACCTTGCATCACCCCACCGGCTCCCGTATTACCGGGCGGTGAACAAACCGGGCATGCGCCTTCATTGCAGCCGGCAGAATCCGGCTTTCCCTGGACCTAAAACGTGCTTGAGCGAACCCTCGTCACCATCGCCGAGACAGAGACGATTGAGGAAGCCTTCCGGCGCCTCAACGCCAACAGGCTCGGCATCCTCTTTGCGCAGGAATCGGGCGGACGAATCGTCGGCGCAGTGACCGATGGCGACATCCGCCGGCGGATGCTGACGGGCATCACGATTCACGACCAGGTAGCAGCCTGCATCAACCGCAACTTCGTCTGGGCACAGGCCGGAGGACCACGGGAGCAGATTCTCAAACTGCTCGACCAGCGCGTGCACGTCGTCCCCATCCTCGACACCGACGGCCGGCTGGTCGACGTGTTCAGCCGCGAGCTGTTCAACCTCTCGGAGGAGAGCGAGGTTTTCGCGCGCGCCCGCTCGCCGGTCCGCATCTCCTTCTCCGGCGGCGGCACCGATCTCACGCACTACTTCGTGGAGAATGATGGCGGCGCGGTGATCAACGCCACGATCAAGATGTATGCGCATGCGACGTTGCGGCGCCGGAGCGATCCCCGCATCCGGATTTATTCGCACGATTTTCGCTGCACGGTCGAGGCCGGCAGTCTCGCCGAGCTCGGCACGGGCGGCGATCTCGCCCTGATCAAATCGGTGGTGCGCCTGATCAAGCCGACCTACGGGTTCGACCTCGAAGTCTCCGCCGATTTCCCGGTCGGCTCCGGCCTCGGTGGCTCGGCGGTGGTCTCCTCCGCCATCATCGGATGCTTCAACGAATTCCGCGGCGACCAGTGGGATCGCCACGAGATCGCGGAAATGGCGTTCCAGGCCGAGCGGCTGATGCTCAACATTCCCGGCGGCTGGCAGGATCAATATGCCACCGTGTTCGGCGGCTTCAACCACATGGAGTTCTCCTCCGACCAGAACACCATCGTACCGCTACGTCTCGACCCCAACATCATTGCCGAGCTCGAGGAGAGCCTGGTGCTCTGCTACAGCGGGGGAGGTCATGACTCCGGCGCGATTCATCGCGACCAGAAAGCTCAGCACGAGACGGCCGACGCGGTGACCGCCGCTGCCAAGCAGAAGGAGGTGACGCGCGAGATCCGCAAGCATCTCCTTCGCGGCCGGCTG
Protein-coding regions in this window:
- a CDS encoding ABC transporter ATP-binding protein, which translates into the protein MTEIHEATRPSPSIVPAPPLLGVRNIEVVYDDVILVLRGLSLDVPKGAIVALLGANGAGKSTTLKAISGLLKTEDGEVTRGEILFEGERINGIDPDKIVRRGVFQVMEGRRIIADMTSLENLKLGAFTRRDREVDADIDMVFNYFPRLKERTGLAGYLSGGEQQMLAIGRALMARPKMILMDEPSMGLSPLLVKEVFSIIQKINRDLGVTILLVEQNARAALSVASHGYIMEQGKVVLDGTADELRDNEDVKEFYLGGAGDQRKSFKNLKSFKRRKRWL
- a CDS encoding AGE family epimerase/isomerase is translated as MADELIKAAEETAGVVARLKRRMIDDAMPLWSTVGWDPVAGGFIDRLHRDGTADAAAPRRVFVQARQIYCYAKAAQMGWYPEGRAIALKGLEHLLARAKAPDGRPGYVHRLTPEGAVMDGRRDAYDHAFILFALATVYALDKDAQVRAEIDALLAFLDGHLRSPHGGVHEGLPVSLPRRQNPHMHLFEAMIACFDATHDLSFQNRAGEFFALFLANLYDKQKHVLSEYFEEDWSKIEPVSVEPGHQAEWVWLLKGFERITGCPTGQRRAELLATALRYRDEATGCLIDEGDATGNIRRSTRRLWPQTEIAKAWIAQAESGEAGAADEARAALVRLERHYLSHPVRGGWYDQFDRDGKSLVDTIPASSFYHVLCAVTEAEQVLDG
- a CDS encoding CBS domain-containing protein; its protein translation is MLERTLVTIAETETIEEAFRRLNANRLGILFAQESGGRIVGAVTDGDIRRRMLTGITIHDQVAACINRNFVWAQAGGPREQILKLLDQRVHVVPILDTDGRLVDVFSRELFNLSEESEVFARARSPVRISFSGGGTDLTHYFVENDGGAVINATIKMYAHATLRRRSDPRIRIYSHDFRCTVEAGSLAELGTGGDLALIKSVVRLIKPTYGFDLEVSADFPVGSGLGGSAVVSSAIIGCFNEFRGDQWDRHEIAEMAFQAERLMLNIPGGWQDQYATVFGGFNHMEFSSDQNTIVPLRLDPNIIAELEESLVLCYSGGGHDSGAIHRDQKAQHETADAVTAAAKQKEVTREIRKHLLRGRLLDCGRLIDEAWHAKRKLSSKISSSELDAIYDFAKSNGAVGGKLLGAGGGGYFMFFVRPFERYQLIASLEQQGHNCSRIMFEENGLRTWKSRFPARST